The following proteins are encoded in a genomic region of Arachis ipaensis cultivar K30076 chromosome B02, Araip1.1, whole genome shotgun sequence:
- the LOC107626709 gene encoding NAC domain-containing protein 14-like, which yields MAETRVLPVGYRFRPTEEELLIHYLNNKHLGNDAEIKNTISQVDLCNFDPWDLPEQSKVKSDDQEWFFFNELKYMKNKRCNRKTNMGYWKITGKERIIKRTGTDSVIGTKRTLVFYKRPHNVKTNWVLHEYHALHQKVGSCQSNIVLSRVTMNAEKREKKLKTKASNIIEEEVKCEDEPCSEITGCVTQATTEDAILPDNACVSSEWQQPQAMDYEILSSGQRSSVAYSGNENNAALLPMEATWRQDAGMNTECFWNSLFSSIDADPHAEFLNSVLAGDDQLYVDSGHH from the exons ATGGCAGAAACTAGGGTTCTACCTGTTGGATATAGGTTTCGTCCAACAGAAGAGGAACTTTTAATTCACTATCTCAATAACAAGCATTTGGGAAATGATGCAGAGATTAAGAACACTATTTCCCAAGTTGATCTTTGTAACTTTGATCCTTGGGATTTGCCAG AACAATCGAAGGTGAAATCGGATGATCAAGAATGGTTTTTCTTCAATGAATTGAAATACATGAAAAACAAGCGATGTAACAGAAAAACCAACATGGGATATTGGAAGATCACAGGAAAAGAGAGAATCATCAAAAGAACAGGGACAGACAGTGTCATAGGTACAAAAAGAACACTAGTTTTCTACAAGCGTCCACATAATGTCAAAACCAATTGGGTTCTTCATGAATATCATGCACTTCATCAAAAGGTAGGTTCTTGCCAG AGCAACATCGTGTTGAGCCGTGTAACAATGAATGCTGAGAAAAGGGAAAAGAAGCTCAAGACAAAAGCAAGCAACATAATCGAAGAGGAAGTAAAATGTGAAGATGAACCATGCAGCGAAATTACTGGCTGTGTTACCCAAGCAACTACAGAAGATGCAATCCTTCCTGATAAT GCATGTGTTTCATCCGAGTGGCAACAACCTCAAGCTATGGACTATGAAATTCTCTCATCGGGACAACGATCTTCAGTGGCCTATTCCGGTAATGAAAACAATGCCGCGTTGCTTCCAATGGAAGCAACGTGGAGGCAAGATGCCGGTATGAATACCGAGTGTTTTTGGAATTCGCTGTTTTCTAGCATCGATGCTGACCCTCATGCCGAGTTCTTAAATTCAGTGTTGGCAGGGGATGATCAACTCTATGTTGATTCCGGCCACCATTGA